A genomic region of Equus caballus isolate H_3958 breed thoroughbred unplaced genomic scaffold, TB-T2T haplotype2-0000437, whole genome shotgun sequence contains the following coding sequences:
- the LOC138922992 gene encoding spermatogenesis-associated protein 31D1-like: protein MEASSHSFLGLNGQAFLARQIKKRMDFQILEKKEKEEGLFSKQMCSENQRMSSGNSLQPLDVQDTTAPKTGWDITGKPEQLSICQQLLYVKTLGENLQKYTQLFWAVPSLHSESPVATLLVSSSSAPLGSHFVLFNGICNASAVKMRNQESPPLPHSHPPPLPDVHPQPFSQINPQSQHPHFTQVQPHAHLQSPLSILPSSSPSQIRDHGVSFHRSQIESDSHISTENQHLKWHMLQKQQESLWGLVPAFQKSQEATCPQALTPPLVSQSSHAYVPVSVLPGHFHITREPQDKMELHIPRRLFSHCCLHASRNLESLCKCTETSQQKGRHAHSQLRQLQGQSSKDLAETELSFPGSFHETISTKFQLRQDMKRNLGYILEKTPEDSPPRVSECYLLKSLRAASETKSSCVCHSRNYSGNQLLNVSRKDTDQNEVKTILRLYLSQKFWQIIAGRIPLGVCHFWLAEDNPSPPSGSSQKNMENRNLKNITVGGVHPQMTTPELSFLDPNTRQVLEAHIIRFRVSQRWGLPLKVLESIKSYKSREAKTWPLPQFDFLSATYISGVDSKAEVSKPLEGSSKSFQGNKVKTTNSVPILDLPLPATSPVGNEGQGAVKPSHSDIDQELAKDIQAIEHGRQTSEILTHSFIDKVSQSKTALDNNRCSREVPTRQAGAGHVPRDENVSSSDREDMIQGQKMVEKN, encoded by the coding sequence ATGGAGGCCAGCAgccattctttccttggccttaacggccaggcattcttggcaagacaaataaaaaagagaatggatttccagattttagagaagaaagaaaaggaggaaggactattttcaaaacaaatgtgctcagaaaaccaacggatgtcttcagggaattcattgcagccacttgacgtacaagacaccacagcccccaaaactggctgggacatcacaggcaaaccagagcagctgagcatttgtcaacagctactgtatgtcaagactttgggagaaaacttgcagaaatatacccagctcttttgggctgttccctctctgcacagtgagtccccggtggccactctcctggtttctagtagtagtgccccactagggtctcattttgtcttattcaatGGAATCTGTAATGCTTCTGCAGTCAAGATGAGGAATCAagaatctccaccacttccccattctcaccctcctcccctccccgatgTACATCCACAACCCTTCTCTCAAATCAACCCCCAATCCCAGCACCCACACTTCACTCAggtccagccccatgcccaccttcaatccccactctcaatcctaccatcttcttctccatcccagattagggaccatggagtgtctttccatagatcccagattgagtcagactctcatatctcaactgaaaatcaacacctgaaatggcacatgttgcagaagcaacaagaaagtctatggggtttagtccctgcattccaaaaatctcaagaagcCACTTGTCCTCAAGCTCTCACCCCTCCTTTGGTCAGCCAGTCCTCCCATGCCTATGTACCAGTCTCGGTCCTTCCTGGCCATTTTCATATCACCCGTGAACCCCAGGATAAAATGGAGCTCCACATTCCAAGGAGGCTATTCTCACACTGCTGCCTCCATGCCAGTAGGAATCTAGAGTCTctgtgtaaatgcacagaaacatctcagcaaaaaggcagacatgctcactcacagctccgtcagcttcagggccagagtagcaaggatctagcagagactgaattgagtttcccaggaagcttccatgagacgatctcaacaaagtttcaactaaggcaggacatgaagaggaatcttggatatatcctagagaagaccccagaagatagtcctccaagggtctcagaatgctacctactaaagagtctgagggctgcctcagagacaaaaagtagctgtgtgtgtcactcaaggaattactcagggaatcaactcttaaatgtctcaaggaaggacacagaccagaatgaagtgaaaaccattcttagattaTATCTAAGCCAGAAGTTTTGGCAGATCATTGCGGGGAGGATCCCCCTCGGGGTGTGTCATTTTTGGCTGGCTGAGGAcaacccatcccctccttctgggagttcccagaagaatatggaaaacagaaatttgaaaaacataacagtaggtggggtccacccccagatgaccactccagagctttcttttctggatcccaaCACCCGACAGGTGCTAGAAGCCCATATTATAAGGTTTCGCGTGAGTCAGAGGTGGGGCCTACCCCTCAAAGTTCTTGAATCCATAAAATCCTATAAGTCGAGAGAAGCCAAaacatggcctcttccccaatttgactttctctcagccacctatatttctggggtggattccaaagctgaggtttccaagccccttgagggaagctctaaaagttttcagggaaataaggtgaaaacaacgaattcagtccccatcctggatcttccactccctgctacctcacctgtgggcaacgaaggacagggggccgtaaaaccatcccactctgatatcgaccaggagcttgccaaggacatccaggcaatcgagcatggcagacagacttcagagatcctcacacacagctttatagacaaagtgagtcagagtaagactgcactagacaataacagatgcagccgagaggtgcccacaaggcaagctggggctggacatgtgccaagggatgagaatgtgagttccagtgatagagaggacatgattcagggccaaaagatggtggagaagaattga